A portion of the Flavobacterium magnum genome contains these proteins:
- the arfB gene encoding alternative ribosome rescue aminoacyl-tRNA hydrolase ArfB gives MDAVKILSELQFKAVRSSGAGGQNVNKVSSKMVLTFDLPASGSLSEEEKALAIQNLTARLTTDNLLILNCDEDRSQLRNREIVTKRFLDIMTNALRVPKKRKPTKVPRSVIEKRIREKRSQSEIKQSRKRPEI, from the coding sequence ATGGACGCCGTAAAAATCTTATCAGAGCTGCAATTCAAGGCCGTCCGCAGCAGTGGGGCCGGCGGGCAGAATGTAAATAAGGTATCGTCGAAAATGGTGCTCACCTTCGACCTGCCTGCGTCGGGATCGCTTTCTGAAGAAGAGAAAGCCCTGGCGATACAAAACCTCACCGCAAGGCTCACCACCGACAACCTCCTGATCCTGAATTGCGATGAAGACCGCAGCCAGCTCAGGAACAGGGAAATCGTCACCAAAAGATTCCTTGACATCATGACCAACGCGCTCCGGGTTCCCAAAAAACGAAAACCGACCAAAGTACCGCGCTCAGTCATCGAAAAACGCATCAGGGAGAAGCGCAGCCAGTCTGAAATCAAACAATCCAGGAAACGTCCGGAAATTTAA
- a CDS encoding flavin reductase family protein: protein MPSFETKDLSPVQLQGYLQSAVGPRPIAFASTIDQNGIPNLSPFSFFNVFSSNPPILIFSPARRVRDNTVKHTLLNVQATKEVVINVVNYDIVQQASLSSTEYPDGVNEFLKSGLTQLPSDIVKPYRVAESPVQFECRVNDIIALGSGGGAGNLVICEVLKIHVHESVLDENGAIDQHKIDLVSRLGANWYSRSNAGLFEVPKPLTTLGIGVDQIPDFVKDSKVFSGNDLGKLGNTESLPTTEEINIFVKANIAVKGVLSADDEEKIHRKAKEYLDRDDVLSAWKVLLAERI, encoded by the coding sequence ATGCCCAGCTTCGAAACCAAAGACCTTTCACCAGTTCAGTTACAGGGCTACCTGCAAAGCGCCGTCGGCCCGCGCCCGATTGCCTTTGCGAGCACCATAGATCAAAACGGGATTCCGAACCTGTCACCGTTCAGTTTTTTCAACGTATTCAGCTCAAACCCGCCGATACTGATTTTCTCACCCGCCAGGCGCGTGCGTGACAATACCGTAAAACATACGTTGCTCAATGTGCAGGCCACCAAAGAGGTCGTCATCAACGTGGTGAATTACGACATCGTGCAACAGGCATCGCTCTCCAGCACCGAATATCCCGATGGGGTGAATGAATTCCTGAAATCAGGCTTGACACAGCTACCGTCTGACATTGTAAAGCCATATCGCGTCGCCGAGAGCCCCGTGCAGTTTGAATGCCGGGTGAACGATATTATCGCGTTGGGCAGCGGCGGCGGTGCAGGGAATCTTGTAATCTGCGAAGTGCTTAAGATACACGTGCACGAATCAGTGCTTGATGAAAACGGAGCAATCGATCAGCATAAGATCGATTTGGTTTCCAGGCTTGGAGCCAACTGGTATTCCCGGTCGAATGCAGGCCTTTTTGAAGTCCCCAAACCCCTTACGACATTGGGTATCGGTGTGGACCAAATACCTGATTTTGTAAAAGATAGTAAGGTGTTTTCAGGAAACGACCTGGGCAAATTAGGAAACACCGAATCGTTGCCCACTACCGAAGAAATTAATATATTTGTAAAAGCTAACATCGCTGTCAAGGGTGTGCTGAGTGCTGATGATGAAGAGAAAATCCATCGTAAGGCGAAGGAATATCTTGACCGCGATGATGTACTTTCCGCCTGGAAAGTGCTGCTGGCAGAACGGATTTAA
- a CDS encoding HIT family protein, with protein sequence MPSIFTRIINGELPSYKIAEDDHHIAILDVNPNTKGHTLCIPKKEVDKLFDLDADSYTGLMQFSRRVALAIGKTVPCDRVGMAVIGLEVPHVHVHLIPLNEMGDMRFQNKVTLDKPEFEALAAAISANL encoded by the coding sequence ATGCCGAGTATTTTTACCCGAATCATTAATGGCGAACTGCCTTCGTATAAAATCGCCGAGGACGACCATCACATCGCCATCCTCGATGTGAACCCGAATACAAAAGGGCATACGCTTTGTATCCCCAAAAAAGAAGTCGATAAACTTTTTGACCTCGATGCCGATTCGTATACCGGACTGATGCAGTTTTCCCGAAGAGTGGCCCTCGCGATAGGGAAAACCGTTCCTTGTGACCGCGTCGGCATGGCTGTCATTGGGCTGGAGGTCCCGCACGTCCACGTTCACCTGATTCCTTTAAATGAGATGGGCGACATGCGTTTCCAGAACAAAGTGACGCTCGACAAACCAGAATTTGAGGCGCTCGCCGCGGCCATCAGCGCAAACCTGTAA
- a CDS encoding DNA-3-methyladenine glycosylase I: protein MSEKIRCGWCAGDALYEKYHDEEWGVPVYEDRKIFEFLILETFQAGLSWITILRKRENFRKAFDNFDYKKIAKYDEAKIQDLMLDAGIIRNQLKIRAAVTNALAFMEVQHEFGTFSKYIWGFVDGKPIVNSMRGLSQIQATTPISDALSKDLKKRGFKFVGSTVVYAHMQATGMVDDHIDSCWKKTRV from the coding sequence ATGTCTGAAAAAATTCGCTGCGGCTGGTGCGCCGGAGATGCACTTTATGAAAAATACCACGACGAAGAGTGGGGTGTTCCCGTTTATGAAGACCGGAAAATCTTTGAATTCCTGATCCTGGAAACCTTTCAGGCCGGTTTGAGCTGGATTACAATCCTTCGCAAAAGGGAAAATTTCCGCAAAGCGTTCGACAATTTTGATTATAAGAAAATAGCAAAATATGACGAAGCCAAAATCCAGGACTTAATGCTTGACGCAGGAATTATTCGCAACCAACTCAAAATCCGTGCGGCGGTCACAAACGCCCTAGCCTTTATGGAAGTGCAGCACGAATTCGGGACGTTCAGCAAATACATCTGGGGATTTGTAGACGGCAAACCGATTGTCAACAGTATGCGTGGCCTTTCACAAATTCAGGCTACAACACCTATTTCAGATGCCTTAAGCAAGGATTTAAAAAAACGCGGATTTAAGTTTGTCGGTTCTACGGTAGTCTATGCGCACATGCAGGCCACCGGCATGGTCGACGACCATATCGACAGTTGCTGGAAGAAAACGAGGGTTTAG
- the aat gene encoding leucyl/phenylalanyl-tRNA--protein transferase, giving the protein MYILTDDLYFPPVERADKYGVLALGGDLSAERLALAYRSGIFPWFNEEEPIIWWAPPQRMVLFPEEIRISKSMRNILNRNMFDITINRDFEAVITQCSKISRAGQQGSWITKGMINAYCQLHEEGLAKSIEVWHQGQLAGGLYGIDLGHVFSGESMFSLIPNASKAAFIHLAGQYELVDCQIHNRHLESLGCREIPRKEFMEWLLKA; this is encoded by the coding sequence ATGTATATACTGACAGACGACTTGTATTTTCCACCCGTTGAGCGCGCCGATAAGTATGGGGTACTGGCCCTCGGCGGCGACCTTTCGGCAGAGAGGCTGGCATTGGCATATCGCAGCGGCATCTTTCCCTGGTTCAACGAAGAGGAACCTATTATCTGGTGGGCTCCGCCACAAAGGATGGTGCTTTTCCCTGAAGAAATCAGGATTTCCAAAAGTATGCGGAATATCCTGAACAGGAATATGTTCGATATCACAATCAATCGGGATTTTGAAGCGGTGATTACACAATGCAGCAAAATTTCGCGCGCCGGCCAGCAGGGATCATGGATAACCAAAGGAATGATAAATGCCTACTGCCAGCTTCATGAGGAAGGTCTTGCCAAATCAATTGAAGTATGGCATCAGGGGCAACTCGCCGGCGGACTGTATGGCATTGATCTGGGGCACGTCTTTTCGGGGGAAAGTATGTTTTCATTGATTCCGAACGCCTCCAAAGCCGCCTTCATTCATCTGGCGGGGCAATACGAACTGGTAGATTGCCAGATCCACAATCGCCATCTGGAAAGTTTAGGATGCCGCGAAATTCCGCGAAAGGAATTCATGGAATGGCTGTTGAAAGCCTAA
- the greA gene encoding transcription elongation factor GreA → MSNVSYYTAEGLKKLKDELEQLKSIERPKASQAIAEARDKGDLSENAEYDAAKEAQGLLEMRISKMEDLYANARLIDESQLDVSKVLVLSNVKIKNQANGMELKYTLVAESEADLKAGKISVTSPIGKGLLGKSVGEVAEITVPNGILKFEVLEVSRD, encoded by the coding sequence ATGAGTAACGTATCATACTATACTGCCGAAGGACTGAAAAAACTGAAAGACGAACTGGAACAGTTAAAGAGCATAGAACGCCCGAAGGCCTCGCAAGCCATCGCCGAGGCACGCGATAAGGGCGATCTCTCCGAAAATGCCGAATACGACGCAGCGAAGGAAGCACAGGGACTGCTCGAAATGCGCATTTCCAAAATGGAAGATTTATATGCCAATGCCCGGTTGATTGATGAATCACAGCTTGACGTGTCCAAAGTACTGGTGCTGTCTAACGTGAAAATCAAAAATCAGGCCAATGGCATGGAATTGAAATATACATTGGTTGCCGAAAGTGAAGCCGATCTTAAAGCCGGGAAAATATCCGTAACCTCTCCAATCGGGAAGGGATTGCTTGGAAAATCGGTCGGAGAAGTCGCTGAAATCACCGTACCAAACGGCATCCTGAAGTTTGAAGTGCTTGAAGTGTCGAGGGATTAA
- a CDS encoding TonB-dependent receptor encodes MKTLFSFFSGRALVAKTRQLTFKSHRQRGRAVRGAGHLASIPHAAPCAAALLFFSASAIGQDKPVDSVRTMPLDEVLVSAVRATSKTPVTFSNLGKEELKSRNLGQDIPILMNFLPSVVTTSDAGNGVGYTGIRVRGSDATRVNVTINGIPYNDAESHGTFWVNMPDFASSVESLQLQRGVGTSTNGAGAFGASLNLLTDSFAKEANGEISNSFGSFNTWKHTVKFSSGLLNKGFELAGRLSLINSDGYIDRAASDLKSYFLQGTYVGKTTLIKALVFGGSEKTYQSWNGIDAETLFRDRTFNSAGIFTDENGQTRFYDNETDNYFQDHYQLHWNERLSDSWKLNTALHYTKGKGYYENYKEDADFEEYGLIPVGLETTTDLVRQKWLDNDFYGMTFSGNYTSEKLDVILGGGWNKYEGDHFGKVIWARFASQSELGDHYYDDYAVKTDGNFFAKANYRLTAKWSVFGDLQYRNVHYKADGVQAEPVDDTFDFFNPKAGINYAMNPTNAFYFSYAKAQREPNRTDYESGNARPEKLNDFELGWRNTSDKLKINANFYYMAYKDQLILTGNLDDVGNPIRSNSEKSYRLGFEADVTYALSKQLLIRPNFTLSMNKNVDLDVAGQNYGTRDIAYSPSVIAGNILVYRPTAHFQASLLSKFVGEQFMNNIELPSAKLPDYFVNDMNVSYEFRPKAVFRTITVNILINNLFDKQYASNGYMYDVYPYYYPQAGFNFLTGLTLKF; translated from the coding sequence ATGAAAACTTTATTTTCTTTTTTTTCAGGGCGTGCCCTCGTTGCTAAAACACGACAACTCACGTTCAAATCACATCGGCAACGAGGTCGGGCTGTACGCGGTGCGGGGCACCTGGCTTCCATCCCTCACGCAGCGCCATGTGCTGCCGCATTGCTCTTCTTTTCAGCGTCCGCAATCGGGCAGGACAAGCCCGTAGATTCCGTACGCACCATGCCGCTCGATGAAGTACTCGTATCCGCGGTCAGGGCCACATCCAAGACGCCGGTAACCTTCAGCAATCTCGGTAAGGAGGAACTCAAATCGAGGAACCTCGGACAGGATATTCCCATCCTGATGAATTTTTTGCCATCGGTCGTGACCACCTCTGATGCGGGCAACGGGGTCGGCTATACCGGAATCCGTGTGCGCGGCAGCGATGCCACGCGCGTCAACGTGACGATCAACGGCATCCCGTACAATGATGCGGAAAGCCACGGCACGTTCTGGGTCAACATGCCTGATTTTGCTTCTTCCGTAGAAAGCCTGCAATTGCAGCGTGGCGTAGGAACATCAACAAACGGCGCGGGTGCTTTCGGAGCCAGCCTGAATCTTTTAACGGACAGCTTCGCTAAGGAAGCCAATGGCGAAATCTCGAATTCGTTTGGCAGTTTTAATACCTGGAAGCACACGGTGAAATTCAGCTCAGGATTGCTGAACAAGGGGTTTGAGCTTGCGGGCCGACTGTCGTTGATTAATTCCGACGGGTACATTGACCGCGCCGCATCCGATCTGAAATCGTATTTCCTTCAGGGGACTTACGTCGGAAAAACGACATTAATCAAGGCGCTCGTCTTCGGTGGCAGTGAAAAAACATACCAATCCTGGAATGGTATCGATGCAGAGACCCTGTTCCGCGACCGTACCTTTAACTCTGCCGGAATCTTCACCGATGAAAACGGCCAAACCCGTTTCTACGACAACGAAACCGACAACTATTTCCAGGACCATTACCAGTTGCACTGGAATGAAAGGCTTTCTGATTCCTGGAAACTGAACACTGCGCTGCACTATACCAAAGGCAAAGGCTATTATGAAAATTATAAGGAGGACGCTGATTTTGAGGAGTACGGACTGATACCGGTCGGATTGGAAACCACGACCGATCTGGTGCGCCAGAAATGGCTCGACAACGATTTCTACGGCATGACATTTTCCGGAAATTATACTTCGGAGAAACTTGACGTCATCCTCGGTGGCGGCTGGAACAAATATGAAGGCGACCACTTCGGGAAAGTCATCTGGGCACGTTTCGCGTCGCAAAGTGAATTGGGAGACCACTATTATGACGATTACGCCGTGAAAACCGACGGCAATTTTTTCGCAAAGGCGAATTACAGATTGACCGCAAAATGGAGCGTATTCGGAGACCTGCAATACCGCAATGTACATTATAAAGCGGATGGCGTGCAGGCAGAGCCCGTCGACGATACATTTGATTTTTTCAACCCTAAGGCCGGAATCAACTATGCCATGAACCCCACTAACGCATTTTATTTTTCGTATGCCAAAGCCCAGCGCGAACCCAACCGCACCGATTATGAAAGCGGCAATGCGCGCCCGGAGAAACTCAATGATTTTGAATTGGGATGGAGAAATACTTCGGATAAATTGAAAATCAACGCCAACTTTTACTATATGGCATATAAAGACCAGCTCATTCTTACCGGAAACCTTGACGATGTCGGTAATCCGATCCGATCTAACAGCGAAAAAAGCTACCGTCTCGGATTTGAAGCCGATGTGACTTATGCTCTTTCGAAACAACTTCTTATCCGTCCCAACTTTACATTAAGCATGAATAAAAATGTAGACCTGGATGTGGCCGGACAAAATTATGGAACACGGGATATCGCTTATTCACCATCGGTAATTGCCGGAAATATTCTGGTTTATAGACCAACTGCACACTTCCAGGCGTCATTGCTTTCCAAGTTTGTAGGGGAACAATTCATGAATAATATTGAACTGCCTTCTGCGAAGCTTCCGGACTATTTCGTAAACGACATGAACGTATCGTACGAATTCCGGCCCAAGGCAGTTTTCAGGACGATTACAGTCAATATCCTCATCAACAACCTCTTCGACAAGCAATATGCCTCAAACGGTTATATGTATGACGTTTATCCTTATTACTATCCGCAGGCGGGCTTTAATTTCCTCACCGGGCTGACATTGAAATTTTAA
- a CDS encoding sensor histidine kinase, which produces MEFSERRNATRWAIIAASFVIVLLILWNTYALFQIFKNEERIKLENWALAQEKINSIDVNDVNADLELPFALAQHPPSIPIILAMNNTIVNTNGIDEAILKDKRKLNDYINKLKSLNDPIVTRLSKDKTQYLYYGDSSLLNKLKYYPVALLLIIFLFATVVYNFYRSTKMATQNKLWAGMAKETAHQIGTPLSSLLGWLEIMKADQVDETTVKEIEKDVVRLQSIADRFSKIGSEPILEEKDIIAETEASVEYLKSRFSNQVAFTFTGPHYPVMVMVNPILHSWTVENLVKNAIDAMRGKGNLDIAIIDGDRFLRIYISDTGKGIPKKQFRRVFEPGFTTKKRGWGLGLSLTKRIVEEYHDGKIRVLHSELGKGTTIMVSFRKLVR; this is translated from the coding sequence ATGGAATTTTCGGAAAGGAGGAATGCCACACGCTGGGCGATTATCGCCGCTTCGTTTGTGATTGTGTTGCTGATCTTGTGGAATACTTACGCGCTGTTCCAGATTTTTAAGAACGAGGAGCGCATTAAGCTCGAAAACTGGGCGCTGGCGCAGGAAAAAATCAACTCGATTGATGTCAATGATGTCAACGCCGACCTCGAGCTGCCATTTGCGTTGGCCCAGCATCCGCCGAGCATCCCGATTATCCTGGCCATGAACAACACCATCGTGAATACCAATGGCATCGACGAGGCTATTTTAAAGGATAAGAGAAAGCTCAACGACTACATCAACAAACTTAAATCGCTGAACGACCCGATTGTCACCAGGCTATCTAAGGACAAGACGCAGTACCTTTACTATGGCGATTCGTCTTTGCTGAACAAACTGAAATATTATCCCGTCGCGCTGCTGCTGATCATCTTTCTTTTTGCTACCGTGGTTTACAATTTTTACCGAAGCACGAAGATGGCGACGCAGAACAAGCTTTGGGCCGGAATGGCCAAGGAAACCGCGCACCAGATCGGCACGCCGCTGTCATCGCTTCTCGGCTGGCTTGAAATCATGAAAGCGGACCAAGTTGATGAGACCACGGTGAAGGAGATCGAGAAGGATGTGGTGCGGTTGCAGTCGATTGCGGACCGTTTTTCGAAAATCGGATCGGAACCGATACTCGAAGAAAAGGACATCATTGCCGAGACAGAAGCCTCAGTGGAATACCTCAAATCCCGTTTTTCAAACCAGGTTGCCTTTACATTTACGGGGCCACACTACCCGGTGATGGTGATGGTCAATCCTATATTGCACAGCTGGACCGTGGAAAACCTCGTGAAAAATGCGATCGACGCGATGCGCGGCAAAGGCAATCTTGACATTGCCATTATCGATGGCGACCGTTTTTTACGGATTTACATTTCAGATACGGGAAAAGGCATCCCGAAGAAACAATTCCGACGCGTGTTTGAACCCGGGTTCACTACAAAGAAGCGCGGTTGGGGACTGGGGCTGTCACTTACCAAGCGGATAGTGGAAGAATATCACGATGGCAAAATCAGGGTGTTGCATTCGGAACTCGGGAAAGGAACGACCATAATGGTCAGTTTCCGGAAACTTGTCAGGTAA
- the pnuC gene encoding nicotinamide riboside transporter PnuC: MTDFFLNYYNTIPAWQIALEFVAFVLGIISVWFARKENIWVYPTGLIATIVTSYLLYVAGYIGDMSVNIYFTIMSFYGWYNWAKSGDNKQNLPISRTSHKEKLTGILLFFITIFVVYALYKVFGQPINTDNYVDIFASGLFFTAMWYMAKKKIENWTLWIVGDIIVTPLYAYRGLGMLSLQYLIFTLLAISAYLEWKRILSNKRQLL, encoded by the coding sequence ATGACCGATTTCTTCCTGAATTATTATAATACCATTCCAGCGTGGCAGATCGCATTGGAATTTGTCGCATTTGTACTGGGCATTATCAGTGTGTGGTTTGCGAGAAAAGAAAATATCTGGGTGTACCCAACAGGCTTGATCGCCACAATTGTTACGTCTTACCTGCTTTACGTCGCCGGTTACATCGGCGACATGTCGGTCAATATTTATTTTACGATCATGAGTTTTTACGGCTGGTACAACTGGGCAAAAAGTGGCGACAATAAGCAGAATCTGCCCATATCAAGAACCAGCCATAAAGAAAAATTAACAGGCATCCTGCTGTTTTTTATCACAATTTTTGTAGTTTACGCGCTCTATAAAGTCTTCGGGCAGCCCATCAACACCGATAATTACGTTGATATTTTCGCCTCGGGATTGTTCTTCACCGCGATGTGGTACATGGCCAAAAAGAAAATAGAGAACTGGACATTGTGGATTGTCGGTGATATCATTGTAACGCCGCTGTATGCCTATAGGGGACTGGGCATGCTGTCCTTACAATATTTAATATTTACTTTGCTGGCCATTTCGGCTTATTTAGAATGGAAGAGAATCTTAAGCAACAAGCGACAACTACTATAA
- a CDS encoding DUF3127 domain-containing protein codes for MEITGKIKVINAEQQVSATFRKRELVVTTEEQYPQHIMIEFGQDKCDLLNNYRVGEPVKVSINLRGREWVSPQGETKYFNSIQGWRIERMAAEAPVYAAAAPTAPAFEPAPDFKEEDHDDLPF; via the coding sequence ATGGAAATTACAGGAAAAATCAAAGTGATCAACGCCGAACAACAGGTAAGCGCCACATTCCGAAAAAGAGAACTGGTTGTCACAACCGAAGAGCAGTATCCGCAGCACATCATGATCGAATTTGGTCAGGACAAATGTGACCTGCTGAACAATTACAGGGTAGGGGAGCCCGTGAAGGTTTCGATCAATTTGCGGGGACGCGAATGGGTAAGCCCTCAGGGTGAAACAAAATATTTTAACAGCATACAAGGCTGGAGGATTGAACGAATGGCTGCGGAAGCGCCTGTATATGCTGCTGCCGCGCCGACTGCACCGGCTTTTGAGCCCGCGCCGGATTTCAAGGAAGAAGATCACGACGATTTGCCGTTCTAA
- a CDS encoding lipocalin family protein yields the protein MKKQIMLLGAATLLLASCSGDDDNGSSSIDQSLLQRKWYYVSYEVAGQTFPYDDHETCGKDYIELKTGGVVRDVDVVDCEEVVDQYTYTVSGNVITLTAAGVSRTGKVLSLNAQTMQVEASYDFDGDGDNEVVKETFTSTP from the coding sequence ATGAAAAAACAAATCATGCTTCTGGGTGCTGCGACATTGTTGCTGGCGTCCTGCTCAGGTGATGACGACAACGGGTCATCATCTATCGACCAAAGCCTATTGCAAAGAAAATGGTACTACGTGTCTTACGAAGTGGCCGGGCAAACCTTCCCTTACGATGACCACGAAACCTGCGGAAAGGACTACATTGAACTGAAAACGGGAGGCGTCGTGCGCGACGTTGATGTAGTAGATTGCGAGGAAGTCGTGGATCAGTACACATACACCGTAAGCGGTAACGTGATCACACTCACGGCAGCAGGCGTTTCGAGAACGGGCAAAGTGTTGAGCCTGAACGCACAAACCATGCAGGTCGAAGCATCGTACGATTTCGATGGCGACGGCGACAACGAGGTGGTAAAGGAAACCTTCACCAGTACCCCGTAA
- a CDS encoding DUF4301 family protein, with translation MEENLKQQATTTIKIALFGPESTGKTTLARQLAAHFETVWAPEFARDYLQQKWDSEQKACEPEDLLPIAIGQVRTENDALLTANKYLFCDTNLMVTKVFSEMYYNFCDPVLDKAARKHKYDLFFLTDVDVPWENDDLRDRPQDRRTTFGIFEKALVENEKPYIVLSGPKQQRFEKAVAILNDYEKAREMGFTSQDFIRIYNQGVSPYTIEKHIGVFTKGIAKTVLDRPATKDDGILRFTDEDYKRYADYFGKMRSKYKLKKFVPASGAASRMFKFLSEFLNEFNIEEETINAYINRKNATALAVFLIGLEKLPFYEEIDLSLRKSYSNFRSFSKDLRDYYFIKAMLSSKHFDFAGKPKGILPFHRYETHIATPVQEHLNESCLYACDGNVSNLHFTVSPEHQAAFEQIIDAVKKQIEKEHGNHINVNFSYQDKATDTLAVDLENKPFRDDQGQLVFRPGGHGALIQNLNTLDADIVFIKNIDNVIQNHIEEIAFYKKALAGLMIELQQEINAWLRKLESGSISDNDIPDIIAFAKTRLNSNIIDDFEKYTLTNKQEYLMGILNRPIRVCGMVKNEGEPGGGPFWVLDKKGNISLQIVESTQIDLQNPSQVEILRNATHFNPVDLVCGLKDYKGRKFDLLQFVDKNSGFIVDKNKNGRPLKAYELPGLWNGAMAQWITVFVQVPLVTFNPVKTVNDLLKPPHQPQ, from the coding sequence ATGGAAGAGAATCTTAAGCAACAAGCGACAACTACTATAAAAATTGCGCTTTTCGGACCCGAATCAACCGGTAAAACGACGCTTGCCAGACAACTTGCGGCACATTTCGAGACCGTCTGGGCGCCCGAATTTGCGCGCGATTACCTGCAGCAAAAATGGGATTCCGAACAAAAGGCATGCGAGCCTGAGGATCTTTTGCCCATTGCCATCGGGCAGGTAAGGACTGAAAATGACGCGTTACTCACGGCAAATAAGTACCTTTTCTGCGATACCAATCTGATGGTCACCAAAGTATTTTCGGAAATGTATTATAATTTCTGCGATCCGGTGTTGGATAAGGCCGCACGCAAACACAAATACGACCTGTTTTTCCTCACCGATGTCGATGTGCCTTGGGAAAATGATGATTTACGTGACCGTCCGCAGGATCGCAGGACCACGTTCGGCATTTTTGAAAAGGCGCTCGTCGAAAATGAAAAACCCTATATCGTCCTTTCGGGCCCCAAACAGCAACGGTTCGAAAAGGCCGTGGCCATCCTCAACGATTACGAGAAGGCCCGGGAAATGGGTTTCACTTCACAGGACTTTATCAGGATCTACAACCAGGGCGTTTCGCCTTACACCATTGAAAAGCACATCGGGGTTTTTACCAAAGGGATTGCCAAAACGGTGCTCGACCGCCCTGCGACAAAAGACGACGGCATCCTCAGGTTTACCGACGAAGACTATAAAAGATACGCAGACTACTTCGGTAAGATGCGTTCAAAATACAAGCTCAAGAAATTTGTCCCGGCTTCCGGTGCAGCCAGCCGAATGTTCAAGTTCCTGAGCGAGTTTCTCAATGAATTCAATATTGAGGAGGAAACAATCAACGCGTACATCAACCGTAAAAACGCCACGGCTTTAGCTGTTTTTCTCATCGGTTTGGAGAAACTGCCATTTTATGAGGAGATTGATTTGTCGCTGCGCAAAAGCTATTCAAATTTCAGGTCGTTCAGCAAAGACCTGCGCGATTATTACTTTATAAAGGCCATGCTGTCTTCCAAGCATTTTGATTTTGCCGGAAAACCCAAAGGGATTTTGCCATTCCACCGATACGAGACGCACATCGCCACGCCCGTGCAGGAACATTTGAATGAAAGCTGCCTGTATGCGTGCGACGGGAATGTGTCCAACCTCCACTTTACCGTGTCACCGGAACACCAGGCTGCGTTTGAGCAAATCATCGATGCGGTCAAGAAACAAATTGAAAAAGAACACGGCAACCACATCAATGTGAATTTCTCTTATCAGGACAAAGCGACGGACACCCTGGCCGTCGACCTCGAGAACAAGCCTTTCCGCGATGACCAGGGCCAATTGGTTTTTCGTCCGGGCGGCCATGGCGCACTGATCCAGAACCTCAATACGCTCGATGCCGACATCGTATTTATCAAGAACATCGACAATGTAATTCAAAACCATATCGAGGAAATTGCATTTTATAAGAAAGCGCTCGCGGGCCTCATGATCGAGTTGCAGCAGGAAATCAATGCCTGGCTCCGCAAATTGGAATCGGGAAGTATCAGCGATAACGATATCCCCGACATTATCGCGTTTGCCAAAACGCGCCTCAACAGCAACATTATAGACGATTTCGAAAAATACACGCTCACCAACAAACAGGAATACTTGATGGGGATCCTGAACCGCCCGATCCGCGTGTGCGGCATGGTCAAAAATGAAGGCGAGCCCGGTGGCGGCCCGTTCTGGGTGCTTGATAAGAAGGGGAACATCTCGCTGCAGATTGTAGAGTCGACGCAGATTGACCTGCAAAATCCGTCCCAGGTCGAAATCCTCAGGAATGCGACCCATTTTAATCCGGTGGACCTCGTCTGCGGACTCAAGGATTACAAAGGAAGGAAATTTGACCTGCTGCAGTTTGTGGATAAAAACAGCGGCTTCATCGTCGACAAAAACAAAAACGGGCGTCCGTTAAAGGCATATGAGCTTCCCGGATTGTGGAATGGCGCGATGGCCCAGTGGATCACCGTTTTTGTGCAGGTGCCGCTGGTTACCTTTAACCCCGTCAAAACTGTCAACGACTTACTCAAACCACCGCACCAACCGCAGTAA